From the genome of Phreatobacter cathodiphilus, one region includes:
- a CDS encoding TRAP transporter small permease yields MSTPPPTAPGADHLIVVEDPDVEIEHYPEDWIAFTLFWLMAFVVFLQFFSRYILNSSFAWTEEIARYLLMWVTFVGAAVAMRRRSHIAVEVLHQFLPEPAVRLLNFLIDVIVLGFVALLVWYAWQVTERMEIQRMTVFDLSMSIVYGGILVGCLLMLWRAGQMFIANARRGWRPDPARQGLIID; encoded by the coding sequence ATGTCAACGCCGCCTCCCACCGCGCCCGGCGCGGACCACCTGATCGTCGTCGAGGATCCGGACGTCGAGATCGAGCACTATCCCGAGGACTGGATTGCCTTCACGCTGTTCTGGCTGATGGCCTTCGTCGTCTTCCTGCAGTTCTTCTCCCGCTACATCCTCAATTCGTCCTTCGCGTGGACGGAGGAGATCGCCCGCTACCTGCTGATGTGGGTGACCTTCGTCGGCGCGGCGGTGGCGATGCGCCGGCGCAGCCACATCGCCGTGGAGGTGCTTCACCAGTTCCTTCCCGAGCCGGCGGTTCGCCTGCTCAACTTCCTCATCGACGTCATCGTCCTCGGCTTCGTCGCCCTGCTCGTCTGGTACGCCTGGCAGGTGACCGAGCGCATGGAAATCCAGCGCATGACGGTCTTCGACCTGTCGATGAGCATCGTCTACGGCGGCATCCTCGTCGGCTGCCTGCTCATGCTCTGGCGAGCGGGCCAGATGTTCATCGCCAATGCCCGCCGCGGCTGGCGTCCCGATCCGGCCCGTCAGGGCCTCATCATCGACTGA
- a CDS encoding sialic acid TRAP transporter substrate-binding protein SiaP has protein sequence MTITRRNALIAGAGLATTAFAATPLRAQQVKLKWAHVYETGEPYHTDAQWAAAEIAKRTNGKYQIEVFPASQLGNENQINEALGLGTVDIIYTGVAFAGSIHKPIAITNAPYVLRDFNHWKAYRDSPLFRQIASGYEGRTRHKVTALTYYGERHVTANKAITKPEDMRGMKLRVPPAPLFLMFTKSVGANATPIAFAEVYLALQQGTVDGQENPLPTIMAKKFYEVQSHIMLTGHITESLLSIVGSHVWARLNDAEKKIFSDVLMEAASRASDKIRESEQKLAEEFRKLGKTVVTPDRAAFRAAAVPLHNDAASGAGWSKAEYDALQGLASSS, from the coding sequence ATGACCATCACACGCCGCAACGCCCTGATCGCGGGCGCAGGACTTGCCACGACCGCCTTCGCCGCCACGCCGCTGCGCGCCCAGCAGGTGAAGCTGAAATGGGCTCACGTCTACGAGACGGGCGAGCCCTACCACACGGACGCCCAGTGGGCCGCCGCCGAGATCGCCAAGCGCACCAACGGCAAGTACCAGATCGAGGTCTTCCCGGCCTCGCAGCTCGGTAACGAGAACCAGATCAACGAGGCGCTCGGCCTCGGCACGGTGGACATCATCTACACCGGCGTCGCCTTCGCCGGCTCCATCCACAAGCCGATCGCCATCACCAACGCGCCCTACGTGCTGCGCGACTTCAACCACTGGAAGGCCTATCGCGACTCGCCGCTGTTCCGGCAGATCGCCTCCGGCTACGAGGGCCGCACCCGCCACAAGGTCACCGCCCTCACCTACTACGGCGAGCGCCACGTCACCGCCAACAAGGCGATCACCAAGCCGGAGGACATGCGCGGCATGAAGCTGCGAGTGCCGCCGGCGCCGCTGTTCCTGATGTTCACCAAGTCGGTGGGCGCCAACGCCACGCCGATCGCCTTCGCCGAGGTCTATCTCGCCCTGCAGCAGGGCACGGTGGACGGCCAGGAGAACCCGCTGCCGACGATCATGGCGAAGAAGTTCTACGAGGTGCAGAGCCACATCATGCTCACCGGGCACATCACGGAATCGCTGCTCTCCATCGTCGGCAGCCACGTCTGGGCCCGCCTCAACGACGCGGAGAAGAAGATCTTCTCGGACGTCCTGATGGAAGCCGCCTCGCGCGCCAGCGACAAGATCCGCGAGAGCGAGCAGAAGCTCGCCGAGGAGTTCCGCAAGCTCGGCAAGACGGTGGTGACGCCCGACCGGGCCGCCTTCCGCGCCGCGGCGGTGCCGCTGCACAACGATGCGGCCTCCGGCGCCGGGTGGTCCAAGGCCGAGTACGACGCGCTTCAGGGGCTCGCCTCCTCCAGCTGA
- a CDS encoding GntR family transcriptional regulator: MLTVIGGMRDRQAARGRTAAAAIHGLLRDDILSLRLAPGSQLNEKDIAAQHGVSRTPVREALLRLSDEGLVDIVSKSGTYVSRIPLADLPEAITIRRILEQHAVRAAVERASKSQIIELGAIVARMAEAAEAADTESFHRADEAFHEAIAAAGGHPGVWTLVRHVKLQVDRFRRLTLPLAGRMARVVAEHEAVLKAIEQRRPDAAAEALGRHIDGLKLGAEDLERFNPDFFQEDIGRPDLKRA; encoded by the coding sequence ATGCTGACGGTGATCGGAGGGATGCGGGACAGGCAGGCGGCGCGCGGCCGGACGGCGGCGGCGGCGATCCACGGCCTGTTGCGCGACGATATCCTGTCGCTGCGCCTCGCCCCCGGCTCCCAGCTCAACGAGAAGGACATCGCCGCCCAGCACGGCGTCAGCCGTACGCCGGTGCGGGAGGCGCTGCTGCGCCTCTCCGACGAGGGGCTGGTGGACATCGTCTCGAAGTCCGGCACCTATGTCTCGCGCATCCCGCTGGCCGACCTGCCGGAGGCGATCACGATCCGGCGGATCCTCGAGCAGCACGCGGTGCGGGCCGCCGTCGAGCGGGCGAGCAAGAGCCAGATCATCGAACTCGGCGCCATCGTCGCGCGCATGGCGGAGGCGGCGGAGGCCGCCGACACCGAATCCTTCCACCGGGCGGACGAGGCCTTCCACGAGGCCATCGCGGCGGCCGGGGGCCATCCCGGGGTCTGGACCCTGGTGCGGCACGTGAAGCTGCAGGTCGACCGGTTCCGCCGCCTGACCCTGCCGCTGGCGGGCCGCATGGCCCGCGTGGTGGCCGAGCACGAGGCCGTGCTGAAGGCGATCGAACAGCGCCGGCCGGACGCCGCGGCCGAAGCCCTCGGCCGGCACATCGACGGGCTCAAGCTCGGCGCCGAGGATCTCGAGCGCTTCAACCCCGACTTTTTCCAGGAGGATATCGGGCGCCCCGATCTCAAGCGCGCCTGA
- a CDS encoding ABC transporter substrate-binding protein: MCDRHGCMHLPNLQAMNFSRRGFLRAGAAAAAITMAVGPDVVLAQGRPIKSTHGTGFCNLNIFLAHAMQFSRAEGTDLQFVNTPTFAEQVTFLGMGQVDVGLMPYTSFMALFDAGAPVKVVAGGGVEGCVIVSRPGLDTPQKLKGKTLGTFQLDTLEVMPYDYLKKNGISFRDVTVRYMGSTPEAVEAFKAGAIDWICTIEPYGTALLRDVPGSHKLSDGTDIYGKGYTDCVLAARSSLIAENPKGLKAIIKAMMQAQAMAESQQQETLTKLVGTYYKTSMENAVLAMGKQPAVVDARSQTQFILERTDSLVEMGYIKKKPTREAIDWTLLEQVIAENADLYAKLKYKSA, from the coding sequence ATGTGTGACCGCCATGGCTGCATGCACCTGCCGAACCTCCAGGCCATGAACTTCTCGCGGCGCGGCTTCCTGCGCGCCGGCGCGGCGGCTGCCGCCATCACCATGGCCGTCGGCCCTGATGTGGTGCTGGCCCAGGGCCGGCCGATCAAGTCGACCCACGGCACCGGCTTCTGCAACCTCAACATCTTCCTCGCCCACGCCATGCAGTTCTCGCGGGCCGAGGGGACCGACCTCCAGTTCGTCAACACGCCGACCTTCGCGGAGCAGGTCACCTTCCTCGGCATGGGGCAGGTCGACGTGGGTCTGATGCCCTATACGAGCTTCATGGCGCTCTTCGACGCCGGCGCGCCGGTCAAGGTGGTGGCCGGCGGCGGTGTCGAGGGCTGCGTGATCGTCTCGCGGCCGGGCCTCGATACGCCGCAGAAGCTCAAGGGCAAGACCCTCGGCACCTTCCAGCTCGATACGCTGGAGGTCATGCCCTACGACTACCTGAAGAAGAACGGCATCAGCTTCCGCGACGTGACCGTACGCTATATGGGCTCGACCCCCGAGGCTGTGGAAGCCTTCAAGGCCGGCGCCATCGACTGGATTTGCACCATCGAGCCCTACGGCACCGCGCTCCTGCGCGACGTCCCCGGTTCGCACAAGCTCTCGGACGGCACTGACATCTACGGCAAGGGCTATACGGACTGCGTGCTCGCGGCCCGCTCCAGCCTCATCGCCGAGAACCCGAAGGGCCTGAAGGCCATCATCAAGGCGATGATGCAGGCCCAGGCCATGGCCGAGAGTCAGCAGCAGGAGACGCTGACCAAGCTGGTCGGGACCTATTACAAGACCTCGATGGAAAACGCCGTCCTCGCCATGGGCAAGCAGCCGGCGGTGGTCGATGCCCGCTCGCAGACCCAGTTCATCCTGGAGCGCACCGACAGCCTGGTCGAGATGGGCTACATCAAGAAGAAGCCGACGCGCGAGGCCATCGACTGGACCCTGCTCGAGCAGGTCATCGCGGAGAACGCCGATCTCTACGCCAAGCTGAAATACAAGTCGGCCTGA
- a CDS encoding ABC transporter permease, whose translation MTDAAIADHVPPAPKASAVPKGTAETWSTRLKEKLAEAAPRIGWTLVSVGLFAGIWELLWAVGVADPKLLPPPHVFLGAFADQAKFFNTATRWSIGLNPADGPTPRQALFITVGATMGRVFSGLLIASVLAVTVGVLIRYFHLFEKLTLPTITLLSPVSPIAWLPVAIFIFGIGNAPAIFMVVIALFFHMVLGTVAQIDGVNRNLINVARTMGATKRQIYLRVIVPAILPGLLMVLRLNMFGAWMVVLIAETTGVGYGLGQVIMLARNTFNPSLVFFCIALIGFLGFASDWILRMVQKRILYWVPETTGVLRGL comes from the coding sequence ATGACGGACGCCGCCATCGCCGATCACGTGCCGCCGGCTCCCAAGGCCTCCGCCGTTCCCAAGGGGACGGCGGAAACCTGGAGCACGCGCCTGAAGGAGAAGCTGGCCGAGGCCGCGCCGCGGATCGGCTGGACGCTGGTCTCGGTCGGGCTCTTCGCCGGGATCTGGGAACTGCTCTGGGCGGTGGGCGTCGCCGACCCCAAGCTCCTGCCACCGCCGCACGTCTTCCTGGGCGCCTTCGCCGACCAGGCCAAGTTCTTCAACACGGCCACGCGCTGGTCCATCGGCCTCAATCCGGCCGACGGCCCGACGCCCCGCCAGGCCCTGTTCATCACCGTCGGCGCCACGATGGGCCGGGTCTTCTCCGGGCTCCTCATCGCTTCGGTTCTGGCGGTCACGGTCGGCGTGCTGATCCGCTATTTCCACCTCTTCGAGAAGCTGACGCTGCCGACCATCACCCTGCTGTCGCCGGTCTCGCCCATCGCTTGGCTGCCGGTCGCCATCTTCATCTTCGGCATCGGCAACGCGCCGGCCATCTTCATGGTCGTCATCGCCCTGTTCTTCCACATGGTGCTGGGCACGGTGGCGCAGATCGACGGGGTGAATCGCAACCTCATCAACGTCGCCCGCACCATGGGGGCGACGAAGCGCCAGATCTATCTGCGCGTCATCGTGCCGGCCATCCTGCCCGGCCTGCTGATGGTGCTGAGGCTCAACATGTTCGGCGCCTGGATGGTGGTGCTGATCGCCGAGACCACCGGCGTCGGCTACGGCCTCGGACAGGTGATCATGCTGGCGCGCAACACCTTCAACCCCTCGCTGGTCTTCTTCTGCATCGCCCTCATCGGCTTCCTCGGCTTTGCCTCGGACTGGATCCTGCGCATGGTCCAGAAGCGGATTCTCTACTGGGTGCCTGAAACGACGGGAGTTCTGCGTGGCCTCTGA
- a CDS encoding ABC transporter ATP-binding protein, translated as MASETPKAYSSKDSVVCRNVSKIWAAGTRRAHEALRDIDLDVSPGEFVVFLGPSGCGKSTLLYLIAGLEPATAGEIWSFRDRVDTPSPERSLIFQETSLFPWLNVWQNVTFGHAIRGVPEAERKAIAADALQRVGLAEAINKRPDELSGGMRQRVAVARALSMRPKVLLMDEPFAALDVQTRQKMQDFLLDVWRDSGASVLFVTHSIDEAVALSDRIVVFTARPGRIKTIVTNPLPRPRNLFSRESEALRIHLTDLLRDEVDRAFAEQEGLAPAA; from the coding sequence GTGGCCTCTGAGACGCCCAAAGCCTATTCGTCCAAGGACAGCGTGGTCTGCCGCAACGTGTCGAAGATCTGGGCGGCGGGCACCCGCCGCGCCCATGAGGCGCTGCGCGACATCGACCTCGACGTCAGCCCCGGCGAGTTCGTGGTCTTCCTCGGCCCCTCGGGCTGCGGCAAGTCCACGCTGCTCTACCTGATCGCCGGCCTGGAACCGGCCACCGCGGGGGAGATCTGGTCGTTCCGCGACCGCGTCGACACCCCGTCGCCCGAGCGCAGCCTGATCTTCCAGGAGACCTCGCTCTTCCCCTGGCTCAACGTCTGGCAGAACGTCACCTTCGGCCATGCCATCCGCGGCGTGCCCGAGGCCGAGCGCAAGGCGATCGCCGCCGATGCCCTCCAGCGCGTCGGCCTCGCCGAGGCGATCAACAAACGGCCGGACGAACTCTCGGGGGGCATGCGCCAGCGCGTGGCGGTGGCGCGGGCCCTGTCGATGCGGCCGAAGGTCCTGTTGATGGACGAGCCCTTCGCCGCCCTCGACGTCCAGACGCGCCAGAAGATGCAGGACTTCCTCCTCGACGTCTGGCGCGACAGCGGCGCCTCGGTGCTGTTCGTTACGCATTCCATCGATGAGGCGGTGGCGCTGTCGGATCGCATCGTCGTCTTCACCGCCCGTCCGGGCCGCATCAAGACGATCGTCACCAACCCGCTGCCACGGCCGCGCAACCTCTTCTCCCGCGAGAGCGAGGCCCTGCGCATCCACTTGACCGACCTGCTGCGCGACGAGGTGGACCGCGCCTTCGCCGAACAGGAAGGCCTGGCCCCGGCCGCCTGA